In the genome of Pempheris klunzingeri isolate RE-2024b chromosome 3, fPemKlu1.hap1, whole genome shotgun sequence, one region contains:
- the slc2a15b gene encoding solute carrier family 2 member 15b has product MAEEVLLENDAKISGHLTKSLLAVAFLASFGSSMLYGYNLAVVNSPAQYIKDFYNETLIETYDWTPDEELLTVLYSLTVSIFAIGGMTGALLVGRLVTKYGRKGTLVRATVLVFIGAGLMGFSRWCGMPAMIIVGRFITGVHSGISLSVVPMYLGEIAPKNLRGFLGLVPSIHICLGVFIAQVLGLQELLGKEEYWPLLLSLVVFPTMIQLMLLPWFPESPRYLLIEKGNVHATIAALKWFRTKGNIQAEVEEMQEEQRSLSSMQTISVRGLLMDRCVRWQVITIVVVNIGMQLSGIDAIWFYTNEIFKNAGIPDPHIQYTTVGTGAIEVISGMLGCFTIERVGRRPLMIGGFLFMGLCCAGITVSVLFQAQLSFMRYISVGCVVGIIAGFCIGPAGVPFLITAELFKQSHRPAAYTVAGCLNWLSNFTIGFVFPFLEIATGPYCYLIFCAICFGVAIYTIFIIPETKNKTFMEISKMFASKNNILEEELTSNGHLKLTMMNGYGTLVQQVEK; this is encoded by the exons taCATCAAGGATTTCTACAATGAGACGCTGATAGAAACGTACGACTGGACTCCAGATGAGGAGCTCCTCACTGTCTTATACTCCCTCACCGTGTCCATCTTTGCTATTGGTGGGATGACCGGTGCCCTGCTGGTGGGCAGACTGGTTACCAAATATGGAAg GAAAGGGACACTGGTGAGAGCCACCGTGCTGGTGTTCATAGGAGCAGGTCTTATGGGCTTCAGCAGGTGGTGCGGGATGCCTGCGATGATCATTGTTGGACGCTTCATCACAGGAGTGCACTCAG GTATCTCTCTCAGCGTGGTGCCGATGTACCTCGGTGAGATCGCCCCCAAGAATCTGCGAGGTTTCCTGGGCCTCGTTCCCAGCATTCACATTTGTCTTGGAGTCTTCATCGCTCAGGTCCTGGGACTCCAGGAACTGCTGGGAAAG GAAGAGTACTGGCCTCTGCTCCTGTCCTTGGTGGTGTTTCCTACCATGATCCAGCTgatgctgttgccatggtttccaGAGAGCCCTCGGTACCTGTTGATAGAGAAGGGAAACGTCCACGCCACCATTGCAG CCCTGAAGTGGTTCCGCACTAAAGGAAACATCCAGGCGGAGGTTGAGGAGATGCAGGAGGAACAGCGCTCTCTGTCCTCCATGCAGACCATCTCTGTTCGCGGCCTCCTCATGGACCGCTGTGTTCGCTGGCAGGTCATCACCATTGTGGTTGTCAACATCGGCATGCAGCTGTCTGGCATTGATGCG ATCTGGTTCTACACAAATGAGATATTTAAGAACGCAGGAATCCCAGACCCTCACATTCAGTACACAACTGTGGGAACTGGTGCCATTGAGGTCATCTCTGGAATGCTGGGG TGTTTCACTATCGAGCGAGTGGGCAGAAGACCCCTGATGATTGGTGGCTTCCTCTTCATGGGACTCTGCTGTGCCGGGATCACCGTGTCCGTCCTCTTTCAG GCGCAGCTGTCCTTCATGCGCTACATCAGCGTGGGCTGCGTTGTCGGGATTATTGCCGGCTTCTGCATAGGTCCAG CTGGTGTACCTTTCCTGATCACTGCAGAGCTGTTTAAGCAGTCACACCGACCGGCTGCCTACACAGTGGCCGGCTGCCTCAACTGGCTGTCCAACTTCACCATCGGCTTCGTCTTTCCCTTCCTAGAG ATAGCTACAGGTCCGTACTGCTACCTGATCTTCTGCGCGATCTGCTTCGGAGTGGCCATCTACACCATCTTCATTATTCCTGAGACCAAGAACAAAACCTTTATGGAGATCAGCAAGATGTTCGCGTCCAAGAACAACATCCTCGAGGAGGAGCTGACTTCCAATGGTCATCTCAAACTGACTATGATGAATGGCTACGGCACCCTCGTACAGCAAGTTGAAAAATAA